The genome window GTATCGTTCGATTGCAAATGAATTAAATAAAAGGGGCTATCAGCCTATTAAAGGCACCCTTTTTTCAACTACTACCATTAAAGATATTTTGCATAATAAAATCTATGCTGGGTATTTAAAATATGCTCATTACGTTGATTGGCATACGAAACGAAGAAAAGGGAAAAACTCCCACCCGATTATTGTAAAAGGAGACCACGAACCAATTATTGATGAACATACCTATCAGGCGGTTCAGGAGCGTTTGGAATTAGAGAGTAGGCACCCAAATTGTAATCATACAGGCGAAAATGCTCTGACAGGATTACTTCGATGTCCAGAATGTGAGCACCAATGGCAGCAAATAATGTGATCAATCGACTAAAGGATGGAACCAAAAAACGTATTCGGTAT of Listeria monocytogenes contains these proteins:
- a CDS encoding recombinase family protein, with protein sequence MMEKLLIEPKEAELVQLIYSKYLSGQWYRSIANELNKRGYQPIKGTLFSTTTIKDILHNKIYAGYLKYAHYVDWHTKRRKGKNSHPIIVKGDHEPIIDEHTYQAVQERLELESRHPNCNHTGENALTGLLRCPECEHQWQQIM